The DNA segment AGGAAGACCGAATCCCGCTCGCCGCCCCTGATGGTGAGCGAGCCGCTTTTCCCCTGGTTGGAGATCAGCTGGAAGATGTCCGGAATGCTGAAATCGCCGAGTTTACCCTGCATGGCCCGTCACCGCTCTCCCGCGACGTTTCGGTTCTGCTGCAGTATCGTGAAGGATCGGATTCCCCACACCGCACCCCCCGCCCAAAGAACGGCGGTTGCGACCACCCCCCAGACCGACACGGTCCGCTGCAGATCGGCGACCAGCGGTCCGCCCGCGCGCAATCCCCCCAGCGAGCAGGTGACGGCGGCGAGAGCCGTGGAAAACATCATTCCGAAAACCAGCACGCGGATCTCTTTCCCCGACCAGAGCGCGCCCGCACCCGGCACTGCAAGGGAGGCCAGCCGCACGTACCTCCTGTGCAGCACTATCCCCTGGACCCTCCTGGTCCGCTCTTTTCCCATCCTGATGCCTCCCCCCAGGTTCACCCTGCAGGGCCCGCAGAGATCGGATGCTTCGCGGCTTCGCACCACGAGCGACCTGCTGCCGCACGAACGGCAGGTCGAATGGACCCACAGCTTGCGTGACAGCAGATTCCATGCGCTCGAGAAAAGAAGGACGGCCGCGAGGAACACCACCGCGCCCGACGCCGACAACGGGCGGAAGAACGAGAGGAACATATCGCTTTCCCCCGCATCGCGGATCCAGTCTTCCCTGAGCCGGAATACGACTTTCCAGATTTCGCGGACGGGAAGCGGCGAAGCGATCCATTCTCCCTGTTCCATGTCGGCGGGCCTGTGGAAGAACGGCGGCAGCCTCTGGATGCGGTCCCACGCTTCCGGCTGTATTAGGCGGGCCCGGTCGAGGTTGAAGAGTTGCAGGTGCGCCTGGTAGGCGTTCCACAGCGCGGACGGGTCCCCGGGGTGCTTCACGGCGGCGGATTCGAAATCGTCCAGGGCCTCCCTGACCTTACCCATCTGCGCGCGCGCGACTCCGCGGTTGTTCACCACCTCCTGCAGATCCCTTCCGTCATCGATAAGCGAATTCCACCGTTTTTCCGCCGCCGCGGGATCCCCCGACTGCATCTCCAAACGGGCCCTTTCGAACCTCTGCATCCAGGAGAACGTCCCTCCCGGAAGAAAAACCATCCCCGCTGCGCTCCCCTTGTTGCTGCGCGCAAATGACAGATTCCCCTCCCCGCCGAGCCATCCGACGCGGGCCTCGTCTCCGAATGTCCGAAGGGAATGGAGAATGCCTCCTGCCAGCACAAGACCGACGAGGACAAGCACCACCGCCGTCAAAAGAACGAGTTCCCCTCTCCGCAGGTAGGCGACCGAGAGAAGGAGCCAGATGCAGGCCGCCACCGCCAGTCCGAATCCCGCCGCAACGGGCAGCAGGAAAATCAACGCGAGCAGGACCGGGGCGACGCTTTCACGGTAGGGGATATCGAGCGCGCGCAGCAGGTCCCCTTCCAGCGACGGCCGCGCGCGAAGGAACAGTATCGACGACCCCCACAAGGCGAACCAGCAACCGGCGGCGGTCATGAAAGTGAAAAGCCAGGAAGCATAACCGAGGAGCGCGGGCCCGAACCGGCGCGTGGCGCCCGCCATCCCCTCAAGGTCCTGCAGGAACTCCTGCAACCGCCCGGAGATAATGTCCTCCTTCGCAAGCCAGGCCCACATCGGCACGGAAAACGGGGAAACCTCCCGCAGTATCCGGAGAACCGGCGCGGCATCCTTCTTCCACCCCTCCCGCACGGCGCGCTCGAAGACGAGGTCGGGGAAAGCGTTGATGGAGAGGATGCCGGTTTCGTGCATCCGTACCCGCAACAGGCGGACTTCCTTCGCGAGTTCCGCCTCCCTGCCGGCGCGCGCGACCGCCCCCACCCTTTCAGCCTGGGACCGGACGGGGGCCGGATATCCCGAAAGGAAATCCTTCCCCACGGACGCCGCCGACAAACCGGGCATCGCAAGGGGAAACGCAAGGAAGATCGTGACCAGGCTCAGACAGCCGCAGGAGATGAGAAACCGACGGGTCATTAATCCCTTATGTTATCATTACTCGTGGAAAAATCCGCCATGGACGATTTCGGCAAACTCGCAGGAATAATGGAGCGCCTTCGCGCCGAAGGCGGGTGCGAATGGGACCGCGCCCAATCACATTCCTCCCTTCGCCAGTACCTGCTGGAAGAAGCGCACGAGGTCCTGGACGCCATCGCCAGGAAAAAACCGGAACTTTTATGCGAAGAACTTGGCGACCTGCTGATCCAGATACTGTTCCACGCGCAGATCGCGAGGGAGCACGGGGAGTTCGACATCTCGGACGTCATATCCTCCATTTCCCGGAAAATGATCCGGAGGCACCCCCACGTTTTTTCCGATGCGAAGGC comes from the Deltaproteobacteria bacterium genome and includes:
- a CDS encoding tetratricopeptide repeat protein translates to MTRRFLISCGCLSLVTIFLAFPLAMPGLSAASVGKDFLSGYPAPVRSQAERVGAVARAGREAELAKEVRLLRVRMHETGILSINAFPDLVFERAVREGWKKDAAPVLRILREVSPFSVPMWAWLAKEDIISGRLQEFLQDLEGMAGATRRFGPALLGYASWLFTFMTAAGCWFALWGSSILFLRARPSLEGDLLRALDIPYRESVAPVLLALIFLLPVAAGFGLAVAACIWLLLSVAYLRRGELVLLTAVVLVLVGLVLAGGILHSLRTFGDEARVGWLGGEGNLSFARSNKGSAAGMVFLPGGTFSWMQRFERARLEMQSGDPAAAEKRWNSLIDDGRDLQEVVNNRGVARAQMGKVREALDDFESAAVKHPGDPSALWNAYQAHLQLFNLDRARLIQPEAWDRIQRLPPFFHRPADMEQGEWIASPLPVREIWKVVFRLREDWIRDAGESDMFLSFFRPLSASGAVVFLAAVLLFSSAWNLLSRKLWVHSTCRSCGSRSLVVRSREASDLCGPCRVNLGGGIRMGKERTRRVQGIVLHRRYVRLASLAVPGAGALWSGKEIRVLVFGMMFSTALAAVTCSLGGLRAGGPLVADLQRTVSVWGVVATAVLWAGGAVWGIRSFTILQQNRNVAGER
- a CDS encoding nucleoside triphosphate pyrophosphohydrolase, with the protein product MLSLLVEKSAMDDFGKLAGIMERLRAEGGCEWDRAQSHSSLRQYLLEEAHEVLDAIARKKPELLCEELGDLLIQILFHAQIAREHGEFDISDVISSISRKMIRRHPHVFSDAKA